Proteins found in one Quercus robur chromosome 2, dhQueRobu3.1, whole genome shotgun sequence genomic segment:
- the LOC126712599 gene encoding uncharacterized protein LOC126712599: MGRSAAWLVLTIFAVISVAYCIDDKCAACNAVAEELEYGLSNEKPRNHLDMRHRLDSKGQRKGKVIDYRVSELRVVELLDGLCDKMQDYTLEQIDSTTQEWVRVDDWNNLTTNKQEARAYSKAISSYCGRLIEETEDDLAELIKKGSVKVGDVSKVLCQDLSKHCSQTSGSQQVDDNDHELDGEL, translated from the exons ATGGGAAGGTCGGCGGCGTGGCTGGTTCTGACGATTTTCGCCGTTATCTCCGTTGCTTACTGCATCGATGACAAATGCGCAGCCTGCAATGCCGTCGCg GAGGAGCTAGAGTATGGCCTTTCCAAT GAAAAACCAAGGAATCATTTAGATATGAGACACCGACTTGACTCTAAAGGTCAACGTAAAGGAAAGGTAATTGATTACAG AGTCAGTGAGCTCAGAGTAGTTGAACTTCTTGATGGGCTTTGCGACAAGATGCAAGATTACACTCTTGAGCAG ATAGATTCAACCACGCAAGAGTGGGTCAGAGTGGATGATTGGAATAACCTTACTACAA ATAAACAAGAAGCTCGAGCATATTCAAAAGCTATATCATCTTATTGTGGAAG GTTAATTGAGGAAACAGAAGATGAT TTGGCAGAATTGATAAAGAAAGGATCTGTTAAAGTAGGAGATGTAAGCAAGGTTCTTTGTCAAGATTTAAGCAAGCACTGCAGTCAGACAAG TGGTTCCCAGCAGGTGGATGACAATGATCATGAATTAGATGGAGAGCTCTGA